A DNA window from Thermovirga sp. contains the following coding sequences:
- a CDS encoding isoprenylcysteine carboxylmethyltransferase family protein — MSKEKIRALAFRFRGGVWTLFFLLVLFFIPHRTPAPITGVIAVALGQGIRFWAAGSIGQYRGEIVGAAGLVTWGPYSLARNPLYLGNALIGLGWCPLTGNPAAFLLFFAVFIALYVVLVIPYEESYLGKRFPDGFTRYSERVGRFLPLRKPTLADLSGPFNWAVLWKSERHSLWVTLIGTVLLFSRRWW; from the coding sequence ATGAGCAAGGAAAAGATAAGAGCACTCGCCTTCAGGTTTCGTGGTGGGGTTTGGACCTTGTTCTTTCTCTTGGTCCTTTTTTTTATCCCGCACCGCACGCCGGCACCCATAACGGGAGTGATCGCCGTCGCGCTGGGACAGGGGATCCGGTTCTGGGCGGCGGGATCAATAGGGCAATATCGGGGCGAAATTGTCGGCGCCGCGGGGCTCGTCACCTGGGGCCCCTACTCCCTCGCCAGGAATCCACTTTACCTGGGCAATGCCCTGATCGGGCTGGGATGGTGCCCCCTTACGGGAAATCCTGCGGCGTTCCTTCTTTTTTTTGCCGTTTTCATAGCCCTTTACGTTGTGTTGGTGATACCCTACGAGGAGAGCTACCTCGGGAAGCGTTTCCCCGATGGTTTCACCCGTTACTCCGAAAGGGTGGGAAGGTTTCTCCCCTTAAGGAAACCTACCCTGGCCGATCTAAGCGGTCCCTTCAACTGGGCCGTTCTCTGGAAAAGCGAACGGCACTCCCTATGGGTTACCCTCATTGGTACCGTGCTGCTATTTTCGCGGCGGTGGTGGTGA
- a CDS encoding NADP-dependent malic enzyme, whose protein sequence is MPIDRTRAIELHRKAKGKIKIYPTINIHNEEEMALAYIPGSVPPALAIQQDEGMSFEYTGRGNRIAVITDGSAVLGLGNVGPYAALPVIEGKCLLFKLFGDVNAYPLCVDSQDSEDILHFCSLLAPTLGGINIEDISSPKAFSIVRELRTRVNIPVLCDDQHGTAVIVLAGIYNALEVQGRKLRDMKIVINGAGSAGLATAELLLRAGAEDLVVLNSAGILAEDNPRMNHIQKEVAERTNPEKVSGGLDKAMEGANIFVGLSKGGVLPPEFIRRMSGEAVVLAMALPDPEILPEEAIAAGAAIVATGGPGYQNAMPNSLSTPGIMRGLLDVRATVLNHDMLLAAARALADVVDRRRLGPGKIIPDIFCDETAPRVAEAVGQAAIAEGFANKIVPKGEIYNNLWQNLYGEQITRF, encoded by the coding sequence ATGCCGATTGACAGGACAAGAGCGATCGAACTGCACAGGAAAGCCAAGGGCAAGATCAAGATCTATCCCACCATCAACATTCATAACGAGGAAGAGATGGCCCTGGCGTATATTCCCGGGAGCGTACCGCCCGCTCTCGCCATACAGCAGGACGAAGGCATGAGCTTTGAGTACACCGGCAGGGGCAATCGGATCGCCGTCATTACCGACGGAAGCGCGGTCCTAGGTCTTGGAAACGTGGGACCCTACGCGGCCCTTCCGGTCATCGAGGGGAAATGCCTGCTCTTCAAGCTTTTCGGCGACGTAAACGCTTACCCCCTGTGCGTGGACTCCCAGGACTCGGAGGATATCCTCCATTTCTGCTCCCTCCTGGCCCCAACCCTCGGCGGGATCAACATCGAGGACATATCGAGCCCCAAGGCATTTTCCATTGTCCGCGAGTTGAGGACCAGGGTGAACATTCCCGTCCTTTGTGACGACCAGCACGGCACGGCGGTCATTGTGCTGGCGGGCATTTACAACGCCCTCGAGGTCCAGGGCAGGAAACTCCGGGATATGAAGATCGTGATAAACGGCGCCGGCTCCGCGGGACTGGCCACGGCGGAGCTGCTGCTCAGGGCCGGAGCGGAGGACCTGGTGGTGCTGAACAGCGCGGGGATCCTCGCCGAGGACAATCCCAGGATGAATCATATCCAAAAAGAGGTAGCGGAAAGGACAAACCCGGAAAAGGTTTCCGGCGGGCTCGACAAGGCCATGGAGGGGGCTAACATTTTCGTCGGCCTCTCCAAGGGAGGCGTACTCCCCCCGGAGTTCATACGTCGGATGTCCGGTGAAGCGGTGGTATTGGCCATGGCCCTTCCGGACCCCGAAATCCTTCCGGAAGAGGCGATCGCAGCGGGGGCCGCTATCGTCGCCACGGGGGGTCCAGGATATCAAAACGCCATGCCCAACTCCCTCTCCACACCGGGGATAATGCGAGGACTGCTCGATGTCAGGGCAACGGTGCTCAACCACGACATGCTGCTGGCGGCAGCCAGGGCCCTGGCTGATGTGGTGGACAGGCGCAGGCTGGGACCGGGAAAGATTATACCGGACATTTTCTGCGACGAGACGGCGCCGAGGGTCGCCGAGGCGGTCGGCCAGGCCGCGATCGCCGAGGGTTTTGCAAACAAGATCGTCCCCAAGGGGGAAATCTATAATAATTTGTGGCAAAATCTCTACGGCGAACAAATCACAAGATTTTAA